A part of Aegilops tauschii subsp. strangulata cultivar AL8/78 chromosome 2, Aet v6.0, whole genome shotgun sequence genomic DNA contains:
- the LOC109760174 gene encoding GDSL esterase/lipase At1g09390 isoform X1: MAAASARALAAAVSALLAAAVLLASPSPVAAEEGCTRRPVVFAFGDSNTDTGGTAAALGSYLPLPEGRTHFRRSTGRLCDGRLVIDYLCESLNMSYLSPYMEALGSDFGNGANFAIAGSGTMPRDRPFALHVQVQQFVHFKQRSLQLISHGEKAPVDAEGFRNALYLIDIGQNDLSAAFSSGLTYDHVVHHRIPAMLSEIQDAIVTLFYDGAKNFWVHGTGPLGCLPQKLAELRNDDDGGDLDDSGCLRTLNNASHEFNDQLSSVCHKLTSQLKGSTIVYTDVLSIKYDLVANHSGYGFEEPLMACCGYGGPPYNYNANVSCLDPGYRVCEDGGKFVSWDGVHYTDAANAVVAAKILAAEFSTPNVPFGYFCKT; encoded by the exons ATGGCAGCAGCGAGCGCTAGAGCCCTTGCTGCCGCGGTTTCAGCTCTCCTCGCGGCCGCTGTATTactcgcctcgccgtcgccggtcGCCGCGGAGGAGGGGTGCACGCGGCGGCCGGTTGTGTTCGCGTTCGGCGACTCGAACACGGACACGGGCGGCACCGCGGCGGCGCTTGGGAGCTACCTCCCGCTCCCGGAGGGCCGCACCCATTTCCGCCGCTCCACCGGACGGCTCTGCGACGGCCGCCTCGTCATCGACTACCTCT GTGAGAGCCTGAACATGAGCTACCTGAGCCCGTACATGGAGGCGCTGGGCTCCGACTTCGGCAACGGCGCCAACTTCGCCATCGCCGGCTCGGGCACCATGCCGCGTGACAGGCCCTTTGCTCTCCACGTCCAGGTGCAGCAGTTCGTCCACTTCAAGCAGCGCTCCCTCCAGCTCATCTCCCATg GCGAGAAGGCTCCGGTGGACGCGGAGGGTTTCCGGAACGCGCTCTACCTCATCGACATAGGGCAGAACGACCTCTCCGCCGCCTTCTCCAGCGGGCTGACCTACGATCACGTGGTCCATCATAGGATCCCGGCCATGCTATCTGAGATACAGGATGCTATTGTG ACTCTGTTCTACGATGGAGCCAAGAACTTTTGGGTCCATGGCACCGGTCCGCTGGGCTGCCTGCCCCAGAAGCTCGCCGAGCTCAGGaacgacgacgacggcggtgaTCTCGACGACAGCGGCTGCCTCAGAACGCTCAACAACGCTTCCCACGAGTTCAACGACCAGCTCAGCTCCGTCTGCCACAAGCTTACGTCGCAGCTCAAGGGCTCCACCATCGTGTACACCGACGTCCTGTCCATCAAGTACGACCTCGTCGCCAACCACAGCGGCTACG GGTTTGAGGAGCCGCTCATGGCGTGCTGCGGCTACGGCGGGCCGCCTTACAACTACAACGCCAACGTGAGCTGCCTCGATCCCGGCTACCGGGTGTGCGAGGACGGCGGCAAGTTCGTCAGCTGGGACGGAGTGCACTACACCGACGCCGCAAACGCTGTCGTCGCGGCCAAGATTCTCGCGGCGGAGTTCTCCACTCCCAATGTGCCCTTCGGCTACTTCTGCAAGACATGA
- the LOC109760174 gene encoding GDSL esterase/lipase At1g09390 isoform X2, whose amino-acid sequence MAAASARALAAAVSALLAAAVLLASPSPVAAEEGCTRRPVVFAFGDSNTDTGGTAAALGSYLPLPEGRTHFRRSTGRLCDGRLVIDYLCESLNMSYLSPYMEALGSDFGNGANFAIAGSGTMPRDRPFALHVQVQQFVHFKQRSLQLISHGEKAPVDAEGFRNALYLIDIGQNDLSAAFSSGLTYDHVVHHRIPAMLSEIQDAITLFYDGAKNFWVHGTGPLGCLPQKLAELRNDDDGGDLDDSGCLRTLNNASHEFNDQLSSVCHKLTSQLKGSTIVYTDVLSIKYDLVANHSGYGFEEPLMACCGYGGPPYNYNANVSCLDPGYRVCEDGGKFVSWDGVHYTDAANAVVAAKILAAEFSTPNVPFGYFCKT is encoded by the exons ATGGCAGCAGCGAGCGCTAGAGCCCTTGCTGCCGCGGTTTCAGCTCTCCTCGCGGCCGCTGTATTactcgcctcgccgtcgccggtcGCCGCGGAGGAGGGGTGCACGCGGCGGCCGGTTGTGTTCGCGTTCGGCGACTCGAACACGGACACGGGCGGCACCGCGGCGGCGCTTGGGAGCTACCTCCCGCTCCCGGAGGGCCGCACCCATTTCCGCCGCTCCACCGGACGGCTCTGCGACGGCCGCCTCGTCATCGACTACCTCT GTGAGAGCCTGAACATGAGCTACCTGAGCCCGTACATGGAGGCGCTGGGCTCCGACTTCGGCAACGGCGCCAACTTCGCCATCGCCGGCTCGGGCACCATGCCGCGTGACAGGCCCTTTGCTCTCCACGTCCAGGTGCAGCAGTTCGTCCACTTCAAGCAGCGCTCCCTCCAGCTCATCTCCCATg GCGAGAAGGCTCCGGTGGACGCGGAGGGTTTCCGGAACGCGCTCTACCTCATCGACATAGGGCAGAACGACCTCTCCGCCGCCTTCTCCAGCGGGCTGACCTACGATCACGTGGTCCATCATAGGATCCCGGCCATGCTATCTGAGATACAGGATGCTATT ACTCTGTTCTACGATGGAGCCAAGAACTTTTGGGTCCATGGCACCGGTCCGCTGGGCTGCCTGCCCCAGAAGCTCGCCGAGCTCAGGaacgacgacgacggcggtgaTCTCGACGACAGCGGCTGCCTCAGAACGCTCAACAACGCTTCCCACGAGTTCAACGACCAGCTCAGCTCCGTCTGCCACAAGCTTACGTCGCAGCTCAAGGGCTCCACCATCGTGTACACCGACGTCCTGTCCATCAAGTACGACCTCGTCGCCAACCACAGCGGCTACG GGTTTGAGGAGCCGCTCATGGCGTGCTGCGGCTACGGCGGGCCGCCTTACAACTACAACGCCAACGTGAGCTGCCTCGATCCCGGCTACCGGGTGTGCGAGGACGGCGGCAAGTTCGTCAGCTGGGACGGAGTGCACTACACCGACGCCGCAAACGCTGTCGTCGCGGCCAAGATTCTCGCGGCGGAGTTCTCCACTCCCAATGTGCCCTTCGGCTACTTCTGCAAGACATGA